The following proteins are encoded in a genomic region of Candidatus Zixiibacteriota bacterium:
- a CDS encoding isoprenylcysteine carboxylmethyltransferase family protein, producing the protein MMSRKLKLAMIMTSQWTLLTALGVAVVLTRPIQRFSYQTLVGAVVALSGFAVMAAALIVYHRANRDSIINIVPTPHQRARLVTNGIYAYVRHPIYLGVVLVTAGILIWYATLPITILWVLIVAFLQIKSRHEESLLLERYDEYEGYRQRSGRILPRLIARRHR; encoded by the coding sequence ATGATGAGCCGCAAACTCAAGCTTGCGATGATTATGACCTCGCAATGGACACTGCTCACGGCGTTGGGAGTCGCCGTCGTGTTGACGCGGCCGATACAGCGATTCTCATATCAGACACTTGTTGGCGCCGTGGTTGCACTGAGCGGGTTTGCGGTGATGGCGGCCGCGCTGATCGTCTATCATAGGGCTAACCGCGACTCGATTATTAACATAGTGCCAACCCCGCACCAGAGGGCTCGGCTAGTGACAAACGGGATCTATGCCTACGTGCGGCATCCGATCTATCTTGGAGTCGTATTGGTAACGGCAGGAATCCTGATTTGGTATGCCACTCTTCCAATAACGATCCTGTGGGTGTTGATCGTTGCATTTCTCCAGATCAAATCCCGACATGAGGAGTCGTTGTTGCTTGAACGCTACGACGAGTACGAGGGTTATCGGCAACGGTCTGGACGGATACTGCCTCGCCTGATTGCTCGTCGGCATCGCTGA